TCACCCGCACCAAGTCGATCGAGTTCAAGGGCGGCGACGACATCGTCGCGGACCTGACGAAGGTCGACCCGAAGGCACCGGACAAGGCCGTGATCCGCTGGGTGCCGACCCCGGACGACATCGTCGAGGAGATGCTGAAGCTCGGTAAGGTCGGGAAGGACGACGTCGTGTACGAGCCGGGTCCGGGCGACGGCCGGATGCTCATCGCCGCCGTGAAGAAGGGCGCGAAGAAGGGCGTCGGCATCGAACTCGACCCGAAGAAGGCGGAAGAAGCCAAGGACGCCGTCAAGAAGGCCAAACTCGACAAGGAAATCACGATCATCGAGGGCGACGCCCTGAAGGACCGCGACTACAGCGAAGCGACCGTGGTTCTGCTGTACATGGGCAACGAGTTCAACAACCTGCTCCGCCCGGTTCTGGAGAAGCAACTCAAGCCGGGTTCCCGCATCATCTCCCACCGGTTCGTTCTCGGCGACTGGGCGCCGGACAAGACCATCAAGGTGACCGGGGCCGACGGCGAAGAGTACGTCCTGCACGTGTGGACCGTGAAGGAAAAGAGCAAGAAGTAAGTTAAGACAGGCGTTTTGGCGAACCCGGCGTGTGGTCGAATGGATTCGTTCCGTTCAACTGCATGCCGGGTTCGGCGTAACACCCCGGTTCGGCGCGCGGTATTATTGCAGTGTCGCGTGTCTCTCATTCCCGGAGAAACTAGATGATCCGTAACGTGTTGGCCGCAGCGGTGGTCGCGGTTCTGGGCGGCGCGGTGGTGGGCGCGGACCTGAAGTCCGGTCCGCAAGTCGGCGCGAAGGTGCCCGGGGCGTTCGCGCCGTACAACGTGACCGGCGAGGACGCGGGGAAGACCGCGTGCCTGTACTGCCGGGGCGGTAACAGCCCCGTGGTCGCGATCTTCGCCCGCACCGGCGACGACGCGATGACCCAGAAGCTCATCAAGGCCGTGGACGCCGAAACCGCCAAGAACGCGAAGGCCGAAATGTTCAGCTTCGCCGTGTTCAGCGGGGACAAGGCCAAGCTCGAACCGCAACTCAAGGACGCCGCGAAGAAGGTCGAACTGAAGACGACCGTTCTCGCCATCGACGACAAAGAAGACCCGATCCCCGAAAAGTACGCCCTGAACAAGGACGCCGACGTGACGGTGATCCTGTATGTCGACCGCGTCGTGAAGGCGAACTACAGCTTCGCAAAGGGCAAGCTCACCGACAAGGACATCGAGTCCGTGGTGAAGGACGTGACCAAGATCGTCACGCCGTGACCGAAAAGTCCGCGCGTGAGCAATACTGCTGACTGGACGCCCCGACAGTATTTCGGGGCGTTTTGCGTTGATCTGCCTGTTCTGTGGGCACATGGGCTCCCTTCACGCCGATTGCATATTTCGCCGAACTGTTTAATTTCATTGGATTTATAAATCTTCTTTGGGCCATTTCTGACGTGTGGC
This region of Gemmata massiliana genomic DNA includes:
- a CDS encoding TIGR03000 domain-containing protein encodes the protein MFTRTARMFGFTLALFTVTAGLTALSVSAQPDKKEEKKDSKKVKSKIKITVPQDDAKLKIEDKDTKPTGVTREFETPDLEAGKLYEYTFSVTWQPNNYTTLTRTKSIEFKGGDDIVADLTKVDPKAPDKAVIRWVPTPDDIVEEMLKLGKVGKDDVVYEPGPGDGRMLIAAVKKGAKKGVGIELDPKKAEEAKDAVKKAKLDKEITIIEGDALKDRDYSEATVVLLYMGNEFNNLLRPVLEKQLKPGSRIISHRFVLGDWAPDKTIKVTGADGEEYVLHVWTVKEKSKK